The following are from one region of the Petrotoga mobilis SJ95 genome:
- a CDS encoding motility protein A has product MDISTIIGLALAIAAIVVGAGSEFTTLIDIPSFFITVVGSVGATFIAHPSSNSFKMFNMILEAFKNPKIDNLETLRTLYSFSEKARRDGMISLEEDIPSVKSDFLRDGLRAAVDGTDPEEIKKILEVKMDMYQETEEDKISVLDTWGAMAPAWGMVGTLIGLVLLLDTLSDPTTIGPRMSLALITTLYGALIAYIFALPPAEKLKKRVDKNINQMRMMLEGILSIVQGENPHLMEEKLKAFLSEEERRAYEAEKGEAVL; this is encoded by the coding sequence GTGGATATATCAACAATAATTGGTTTAGCCTTAGCGATAGCTGCAATAGTTGTGGGTGCAGGAAGTGAATTTACAACTTTAATAGATATACCTTCTTTTTTTATAACCGTGGTAGGATCTGTTGGCGCAACTTTCATCGCCCATCCAAGTTCAAACTCTTTCAAAATGTTTAACATGATCCTTGAAGCATTCAAAAATCCTAAGATAGACAACCTTGAAACTTTGAGGACCTTGTACTCGTTCTCTGAAAAAGCAAGACGAGATGGAATGATATCTTTAGAAGAAGATATACCAAGTGTTAAAAGTGATTTTTTACGAGATGGATTGAGAGCTGCCGTCGATGGAACGGATCCTGAAGAGATTAAAAAGATATTGGAAGTGAAGATGGACATGTACCAAGAAACAGAGGAAGATAAGATCTCAGTTTTAGATACTTGGGGAGCCATGGCTCCAGCCTGGGGGATGGTAGGAACTTTGATAGGACTAGTTTTGTTGTTGGATACTCTTAGCGATCCAACAACTATTGGGCCGAGGATGTCCCTTGCTCTGATTACAACCTTATACGGTGCTCTTATTGCATACATATTTGCTCTTCCCCCTGCTGAAAAACTAAAAAAAAGGGTGGATAAAAATATTAACCAGATGCGAATGATGTTGGAAGGTATATTATCGATAGTACAAGGTGAAAATCCACATTTGATGGAAGAAAAGCTAAAGGCGTTTCTCAGTGAAGAAGAAAGACGTGCCTATGAGGCAGAAAAAGGTGAAGCTGTTTTGTAA
- a CDS encoding OmpA/MotB family protein has product MPRKKREKTGDAKWMQTFSDMTTLLLTMFIALFSMATISPGKFQQAVVSLQNVFEGQPIGVLVGGRSISDEPLITSNPGIRQELLKIIEDEKYKGKITIEETDKGTIISMRDIAFFRPGSAELTAEAKDLLYRIGTIILEHTSNAIEVYGFTDDQPVLPSSVYPSNWHLSAARAASVVNFFTIELKNRRLVEKMAEINSGQFDIDYFYNSDRFFPIGEGDSEIAKEISLLRSEIDSRKSIAFDHFTEGELNSAQLQQIERELENEYNTRLNELRQKYRRIDILILRQRVR; this is encoded by the coding sequence ATGCCTAGAAAGAAAAGAGAAAAAACTGGTGATGCTAAATGGATGCAGACTTTCAGCGATATGACTACCTTGTTGCTGACTATGTTTATTGCATTGTTTTCTATGGCTACTATATCACCGGGAAAATTTCAACAGGCGGTTGTTAGTTTACAAAATGTGTTCGAAGGACAACCAATTGGGGTACTAGTTGGAGGCAGAAGCATTTCCGACGAACCCTTGATCACTTCTAATCCTGGAATTAGGCAAGAATTATTAAAAATTATTGAAGACGAAAAGTATAAAGGGAAAATCACTATTGAGGAAACTGATAAAGGGACGATAATATCTATGAGGGATATTGCCTTTTTCAGACCAGGGAGCGCTGAATTAACCGCCGAAGCTAAAGACCTGCTTTATAGGATAGGTACAATAATATTAGAGCACACATCTAACGCTATTGAAGTTTATGGTTTTACGGATGATCAACCAGTTTTACCCTCAAGTGTATACCCTTCTAATTGGCATTTGAGTGCAGCTAGAGCGGCAAGTGTTGTTAATTTTTTTACCATAGAATTAAAAAATAGAAGGTTAGTGGAAAAGATGGCTGAGATCAATTCTGGGCAATTTGATATAGATTATTTTTACAATTCAGACAGATTCTTTCCCATTGGTGAAGGAGATAGCGAAATTGCTAAGGAAATTTCCCTATTAAGGTCGGAGATTGATTCTCGAAAATCCATCGCCTTTGATCATTTTACTGAAGGAGAATTAAACTCCGCACAGTTACAGCAAATTGAAAGGGAACTAGAAAATGAATATAATACAAGATTGAATGAATTAAGGCAAAAATACAGAAGGATAGATATTCTTATACTAAGGCAAAGAGTAAGATAA
- a CDS encoding flagellar basal body-associated FliL family protein, which produces MENENITSEEGKTRKSKPSFLMTLIIVIVVALIISGITSFFIVRILTSNVSSSSDQSSQVSATAPAKVLLIMEGSRYTMMLKGGYDIAVIDSLQLDVGSSQARDLITSNKLEVLEAIRMIFMNKTRGELSTPQGIELTKKQIKDSLNEMLGFTGERESLGVVKVTMIIMTITTSQ; this is translated from the coding sequence TTGGAAAATGAAAATATAACTTCAGAAGAGGGAAAAACCAGAAAGTCAAAGCCATCTTTTTTAATGACTTTAATAATAGTCATAGTTGTTGCTTTAATAATATCAGGAATTACGTCTTTTTTTATAGTGAGAATCTTGACATCCAATGTTTCTTCAAGTTCTGATCAATCTTCGCAAGTATCCGCTACTGCACCTGCTAAAGTATTATTGATCATGGAAGGTTCCAGATATACTATGATGTTAAAAGGAGGATACGACATTGCTGTAATAGATTCTTTACAGCTAGATGTTGGAAGCAGCCAGGCAAGAGATTTAATAACTTCCAACAAATTGGAAGTTTTAGAGGCTATAAGAATGATATTTATGAATAAAACAAGAGGTGAGCTTTCAACTCCACAAGGCATAGAATTAACTAAGAAACAAATAAAAGATTCTTTAAATGAAATGCTGGGATTTACTGGTGAAAGGGAAAGCTTGGGTGTTGTAAAAGTGACAATGATTATAATGACTATAACAACGAGTCAATAA
- the fliM gene encoding flagellar motor switch protein FliM, giving the protein MPEDETLTQEEIDSILKSMSSGESPEEVLEEYQEEERRIKDYDFRRPMKFSREQLRTLQLIHESFARELSTYLSGRSRTFVDVKYASIDQITFSEFQKSLNSPTFIVIFSSEAFSGSAILQMGLDLGYVIIDRLLGGPGNTLEEIRPPTEIEMNILRKESAVMLRMLSKSWSNIEEFDANLENLETNPQFVQVAPPNEMTILITLSVTIKNVQGFVNLCFPSSSLEPLNDKLTTRMWTTSYRHTEEFKENLRQSLLLSKLNLSAILGKTEIYLNDFLNLEVGDVIRLDSFYDEPIDLEIEERPIFKVNVGKSKGFYSVKIVEKNKELLERLLVEESMKKKTKKLDSSEKDEDTEKTGDE; this is encoded by the coding sequence ATGCCTGAAGATGAGACCCTTACACAGGAAGAAATAGATAGTATTTTAAAATCAATGAGTTCTGGAGAGAGCCCCGAAGAAGTTCTTGAAGAGTATCAGGAAGAAGAAAGAAGAATCAAAGATTACGATTTTAGAAGACCCATGAAGTTTTCACGGGAGCAACTAAGAACTCTCCAGTTAATCCATGAAAGCTTTGCAAGAGAGCTATCTACTTATCTTTCAGGCAGAAGCAGAACATTCGTCGATGTTAAATATGCTAGTATCGATCAAATCACCTTTTCAGAATTCCAAAAATCATTGAACTCCCCAACATTTATCGTTATCTTTTCGTCCGAAGCTTTTTCAGGAAGCGCTATTCTACAAATGGGCTTAGATTTAGGATACGTCATAATAGATAGACTTTTAGGAGGGCCAGGAAACACTCTTGAAGAGATTAGACCTCCCACCGAGATAGAAATGAACATTTTGAGAAAAGAATCTGCAGTTATGTTGAGAATGCTATCAAAATCATGGTCGAATATTGAAGAATTTGACGCCAACTTGGAGAATTTAGAAACCAATCCCCAATTTGTTCAAGTTGCCCCTCCAAATGAGATGACAATTCTTATAACACTTTCTGTTACTATAAAAAACGTACAAGGTTTTGTCAATCTTTGTTTTCCATCTTCTTCGTTGGAACCTTTGAACGATAAATTGACAACAAGAATGTGGACAACCTCTTACAGACATACTGAAGAATTTAAAGAAAATCTAAGACAATCGTTGTTGCTTTCAAAATTAAATTTGTCTGCTATACTTGGCAAAACAGAGATATATTTAAATGATTTTTTGAATCTTGAAGTCGGGGATGTAATCCGCTTAGATTCTTTTTACGATGAGCCCATAGATCTAGAAATTGAAGAAAGACCGATATTCAAAGTAAATGTGGGTAAGAGTAAAGGTTTTTACAGTGTAAAGATCGTTGAGAAAAACAAAGAACTTTTAGAAAGACTTCTTGTTGAAGAGAGTATGAAAAAAAAGACGAAAAAGCTTGATTCTTCTGAAAAAGATGAAGATACAGAAAAAACAGGAGATGAATAA
- the fliY gene encoding flagellar motor switch phosphatase FliY: protein MPENEDRILNQSELDSLLKGLNNTDDPKESEETSTVDEKLDALLDMIGEIANITMGSGATTLSTLLRRKIEIQYPQTDIIKFKNIITNFEGENVVVTVEYKKGLYGLNTLVLPLNLTNIIADLMLGKDLENIEERELDDISLSAVSEAMNQMMGTASTALSDFLKTNIDISPPSSRVVNFSEANIEFPPIETDKEAYVISIKFNVKINGIAETTFWQFIPMKFAQKIRELVEKTFGKTTEDEESSKNSNTQKRSNSNVIKEKKVKVQPVEFGEFEKKEEPISPNIDLSKLELLLDVPLELKVELGSTKLNLREILELHEGSMIQLNKLAGEPLDIYANGRLIARGEVVVIDENFGIRVTEIVSLRERMKTLK, encoded by the coding sequence ATGCCTGAAAACGAAGACCGTATTCTAAATCAAAGTGAATTGGATTCATTATTAAAAGGGTTAAATAACACCGATGATCCAAAGGAAAGCGAAGAAACCTCAACAGTAGATGAAAAACTAGACGCACTTTTGGATATGATTGGTGAAATTGCAAATATCACTATGGGTTCAGGAGCAACAACCCTTTCAACTTTACTAAGAAGAAAGATAGAAATCCAATATCCTCAAACAGATATTATTAAATTTAAAAATATCATTACCAATTTTGAAGGAGAAAATGTTGTTGTTACAGTAGAGTACAAAAAAGGTTTGTATGGCTTGAACACCTTGGTATTACCTTTGAATTTAACTAATATAATAGCAGATTTAATGCTGGGAAAAGACCTAGAGAATATCGAAGAGAGGGAATTAGATGATATTAGTTTAAGCGCAGTTTCTGAAGCAATGAATCAAATGATGGGTACAGCTTCAACCGCCTTATCAGATTTTCTAAAAACCAATATTGATATCTCCCCGCCTAGCAGTCGAGTTGTGAATTTTTCAGAAGCCAATATCGAGTTTCCTCCCATAGAAACAGACAAAGAAGCTTATGTTATCTCTATAAAGTTCAACGTGAAGATCAACGGAATAGCCGAAACAACGTTCTGGCAATTTATACCCATGAAATTTGCTCAAAAGATTAGAGAACTTGTGGAAAAAACTTTTGGTAAAACTACAGAAGACGAAGAAAGCTCAAAAAATTCAAATACACAGAAAAGAAGCAATTCCAACGTGATCAAAGAAAAAAAGGTCAAAGTTCAACCTGTAGAATTTGGTGAATTTGAAAAAAAGGAGGAGCCTATTTCCCCAAATATAGATCTATCAAAGTTGGAACTTTTGCTTGATGTCCCCTTAGAACTAAAAGTTGAGTTAGGATCAACCAAATTAAATCTTAGAGAGATTTTAGAATTACACGAAGGGTCTATGATACAGTTAAACAAATTGGCAGGTGAGCCTTTGGATATATATGCCAATGGAAGATTAATTGCTAGAGGCGAAGTTGTTGTTATCGATGAGAATTTTGGAATTAGGGTTACAGAGATCGTCTCATTGAGAGAAAGGATGAAAACTCTGAAATGA
- a CDS encoding MBL fold metallo-hydrolase, protein MFESYDNVYNFWFENGASSVTFLEYDDGLTAFDSSLYPRKFEDMVKIVEERTSKKLKKVFFTHFHPDHTFGAVFSKRKFDLYMNKKTLEFLDTLDPTFLKESSKIADYNFNNFKEALREKDIIIFENSIFLLLRDQILSAENIGGHTLDSTIYILKPQGYLISGDLVFSKVHAEILNSNVDEWISRLNNLSSLDIETVFPGHGKPESKKILKEQLTYLKRKKNGENLEKRYADYSLPDLAHL, encoded by the coding sequence ATGTTTGAAAGTTACGATAACGTTTACAATTTTTGGTTCGAGAATGGCGCAAGCTCTGTTACATTTTTAGAGTATGATGATGGATTGACAGCCTTTGATAGCTCTCTTTATCCAAGAAAATTTGAAGATATGGTCAAAATAGTTGAAGAGCGTACTTCAAAAAAATTAAAAAAGGTTTTTTTCACTCATTTTCACCCTGACCACACCTTTGGAGCTGTTTTTAGCAAACGCAAATTTGATCTGTATATGAACAAAAAAACATTGGAGTTTCTTGATACCTTGGATCCTACGTTTCTAAAAGAAAGTTCAAAAATAGCTGACTATAATTTTAACAATTTCAAAGAGGCTTTAAGGGAAAAAGATATCATCATTTTCGAAAATTCTATTTTTCTTCTCCTAAGAGACCAAATTTTGTCAGCAGAAAATATTGGTGGACATACTTTAGATTCAACAATCTATATCCTTAAACCGCAAGGATATTTAATAAGTGGTGATCTCGTATTTTCTAAGGTACATGCAGAAATACTCAATTCGAATGTTGATGAGTGGATATCTAGATTAAATAACTTATCTTCCTTAGATATAGAAACGGTTTTTCCAGGACATGGGAAGCCAGAAAGCAAAAAGATCCTAAAAGAACAATTGACCTATTTAAAAAGGAAGAAAAACGGAGAGAATTTGGAAAAAAGGTACGCAGATTACTCCCTGCCAGATTTAGCTCATTTATAA
- a CDS encoding ABC transporter ATP-binding protein, with translation MNLLIKEFLKKYWWRYLIGILFLVTVDIIQLFIPREIGSIVDILNTQSPNLNQVKTLIFGIIMLALGLGIGRVFWRISIIGAARLFEYQTWKNMFDHIIGLDQDFFDKWRTGDLMTRFTSDVSTLMRMLGILVIMLVDTIVLTTLTVFAMGTFVNWRLTFISVLPLPLIAIISLFFGRFIHRRFRELQEKTSELSNITEENVSGVDVVKLYSNYDTMQEIFDNKSQEFYNSYIRLVKVWGLMFPLAMLVGQLATIFVFNFGGPMVINNQITLGDFIMTNQYIGMLIWPMMAVGNLINLIQRGRASLKRVNEVLEQKNSIQEPAREDFEFQGHYQINHLTFKYPGSQREVLKDINMNINPGEMVAFVGRIGSGKSTLAKLLVKLYPVERGQIFLDGKDINDVNGEFIRDYVSYVPQDSFLFSMTIRENIAFANEKMEDKVEEFAKLSHVHDDIMSFENKYDTIVGERGATLSGGQRQRVTIARALAKRSKWIILDDCLSAVDTETEEEIIKTLRQQAEGKTILVISHRLKAVKNADQIYVFDNGQIVESGNHNQLISQEGIYYSMYMKQLIEKNLEE, from the coding sequence GTGAATCTTTTGATCAAAGAGTTTCTAAAAAAATATTGGTGGAGATATCTCATTGGGATTCTCTTTCTTGTAACCGTTGACATTATTCAACTATTTATTCCAAGAGAAATTGGAAGCATAGTCGATATACTAAACACACAATCTCCGAACCTTAATCAAGTTAAAACGCTAATCTTCGGAATAATCATGTTAGCTTTAGGATTAGGAATTGGTAGAGTTTTTTGGAGAATTTCAATTATTGGAGCCGCTAGGCTTTTTGAATATCAAACATGGAAAAATATGTTCGACCATATCATCGGATTAGACCAAGATTTTTTCGACAAATGGAGAACTGGAGATTTGATGACTAGGTTCACTTCTGATGTTTCTACGTTGATGCGTATGCTAGGAATTCTGGTTATAATGCTCGTTGATACAATAGTATTGACGACCTTGACCGTTTTTGCAATGGGTACTTTTGTGAATTGGAGATTGACCTTTATATCGGTACTGCCTCTTCCTTTAATAGCAATTATATCACTCTTTTTTGGAAGATTCATTCACAGAAGATTCAGAGAATTACAAGAAAAAACTTCTGAGTTATCTAATATAACCGAAGAAAACGTCTCTGGTGTGGATGTTGTAAAGTTGTATTCTAACTATGATACCATGCAAGAGATATTTGACAACAAGTCTCAAGAGTTCTATAATTCTTACATTCGCTTGGTAAAAGTTTGGGGATTGATGTTTCCCTTAGCCATGTTAGTAGGACAATTAGCAACTATTTTTGTTTTCAATTTTGGTGGGCCCATGGTAATAAACAATCAGATAACCCTTGGAGACTTCATAATGACAAATCAATATATCGGAATGTTGATATGGCCAATGATGGCGGTTGGAAACCTAATCAACCTAATACAAAGAGGAAGAGCTTCTTTAAAAAGGGTTAATGAAGTTTTAGAGCAAAAAAATTCCATTCAAGAACCCGCAAGAGAAGATTTTGAATTTCAGGGACACTATCAAATCAACCATCTAACTTTCAAATATCCAGGTTCACAAAGAGAAGTTTTGAAGGATATAAACATGAATATAAACCCTGGAGAAATGGTAGCCTTTGTTGGAAGAATAGGTTCAGGAAAATCTACATTAGCAAAGCTCCTTGTAAAACTATACCCAGTTGAAAGAGGACAGATATTTTTAGACGGAAAAGATATTAACGATGTGAATGGTGAATTTATAAGAGACTATGTTTCTTATGTACCACAAGATAGTTTCTTATTTTCAATGACGATAAGAGAAAATATAGCTTTTGCTAATGAAAAAATGGAAGACAAAGTGGAAGAATTTGCAAAACTTTCTCATGTACACGATGACATAATGAGCTTCGAAAATAAATATGACACAATAGTTGGAGAAAGAGGAGCCACACTTTCTGGTGGCCAAAGGCAGAGGGTTACCATTGCAAGAGCTCTAGCCAAAAGATCAAAATGGATAATACTAGACGATTGTCTTTCCGCTGTAGATACCGAGACGGAAGAAGAAATAATCAAAACACTTAGACAACAAGCGGAAGGCAAAACAATTCTTGTTATATCCCACAGGCTCAAAGCGGTTAAAAATGCCGACCAAATCTATGTGTTCGACAATGGACAAATCGTTGAAAGCGGTAATCACAATCAGTTAATCTCACAAGAAGGTATTTACTATTCTATGTACATGAAACAATTAATAGAAAAAAATTTGGAGGAGTAG
- a CDS encoding ABC transporter ATP-binding protein, translated as MQNAFASAGKIFKIFDQEQENFGRKKYTTIQEGKVEFQNVKFSYDGNKEVLKGVSFKINPNERVAIVGETGSGKTTIIKLISGLYKYQSGKILLDDKELYDYDLNELRKKIAVVPQDVFLFSGTILDNMRLFNQDIPDEEVKKVAKSVYADEIISRLPQNYYTVITERGGTLSSGERQLVALTRAVLFNSKIIILDEATANVDVETEFLIQQALNKISERSTIISIAHRLSTVKSSNRIIVVHKGLVVEEGRHEELINNHGIYYDLYRLQFENS; from the coding sequence ATGCAAAACGCATTTGCATCGGCTGGAAAAATTTTTAAGATATTTGATCAAGAACAGGAAAATTTTGGGAGGAAAAAATATACTACTATTCAAGAAGGAAAAGTTGAATTTCAAAACGTTAAATTCTCCTACGATGGAAATAAAGAAGTTTTAAAAGGTGTAAGTTTCAAAATAAATCCCAACGAAAGAGTAGCCATAGTTGGGGAAACAGGTTCAGGAAAAACTACGATAATTAAATTGATAAGTGGACTTTACAAATATCAAAGTGGTAAAATACTATTAGACGATAAAGAATTATACGACTACGATCTCAACGAATTACGCAAAAAAATCGCTGTTGTACCTCAAGACGTATTCCTGTTCTCGGGAACTATTTTAGACAACATGAGATTATTTAACCAAGACATTCCGGATGAAGAAGTAAAAAAGGTTGCAAAATCCGTATATGCCGATGAAATTATCTCGCGGTTGCCCCAAAATTACTACACAGTCATTACAGAAAGAGGCGGAACTTTATCATCTGGTGAAAGACAATTGGTAGCCTTAACGAGGGCGGTACTTTTTAATTCAAAGATTATAATTTTAGACGAAGCTACAGCAAATGTTGATGTAGAAACTGAATTTTTAATACAACAAGCTTTGAATAAAATATCTGAACGTTCAACTATAATTTCCATTGCCCACAGACTTTCGACTGTGAAAAGCTCCAACAGGATAATAGTTGTGCATAAAGGGCTAGTTGTTGAAGAAGGAAGGCACGAAGAACTTATCAACAACCACGGAATTTATTACGATCTTTACAGACTTCAGTTCGAAAATAGCTAA
- a CDS encoding alpha/beta hydrolase, with amino-acid sequence MNFFDNIPPSTSVSPISKELYLKNDSNIAVLILHGYTGSPHDMYYIGRQIHKSGFSIYIPRLPGHGTNSNDFLNSNWRDWLRKSIDSYINLKTYHEKVYILGLSMGGVIATLLASKFHPEKIVLAAPALKAKDWRINLTPFFGLIVKKIKRKNPQTFDDEKLAYLASQYWNYDWPSKAADLYKLQKMALKNLSKVTSNTYVILSKKDEAVPFSVKEIIENNIKGKTEFLILEESGHVVVNDIEKEKVAEQTINWLKKE; translated from the coding sequence TTGAATTTCTTCGATAACATACCACCAAGCACATCTGTTTCACCAATATCAAAGGAGCTTTATTTAAAAAATGATTCAAATATTGCGGTATTGATTCTACATGGTTACACGGGTTCTCCTCATGATATGTACTACATAGGTAGACAGATTCACAAATCTGGTTTTTCTATATACATACCTCGACTCCCCGGGCACGGAACCAATTCCAACGATTTTTTAAACTCTAATTGGAGAGATTGGCTGAGAAAATCTATAGACTCTTATATTAATTTAAAAACCTACCATGAAAAAGTCTACATTTTAGGCCTTTCTATGGGTGGTGTAATAGCAACTCTCTTAGCAAGTAAATTTCATCCAGAAAAAATTGTCTTAGCTGCTCCTGCACTAAAAGCAAAAGATTGGAGAATAAATTTAACTCCATTCTTTGGCCTTATCGTTAAGAAAATAAAAAGAAAAAATCCTCAGACATTCGATGACGAAAAGCTTGCTTATCTAGCTAGCCAATACTGGAATTATGACTGGCCTTCAAAGGCAGCTGATCTTTACAAACTGCAAAAAATGGCTCTTAAAAACCTTTCAAAAGTCACATCTAACACTTATGTGATACTTTCAAAAAAAGACGAAGCCGTTCCTTTTTCGGTAAAGGAAATTATAGAAAATAATATTAAAGGAAAAACCGAATTTCTGATATTAGAAGAAAGCGGGCACGTAGTTGTAAACGATATCGAAAAAGAAAAAGTGGCAGAACAGACTATAAATTGGCTTAAAAAAGAATAG